The DNA sequence GCCGTGGTCCACGCTGTTTCGGAGCAAGTGAATCAGGGGCTCTCCGATTTCGTCAAGCACCGATCGGTCAACTTCGATTTCTTTGCCCTCCAAGACCAAATCAATCTTTTTCTTCTGCTTCAGCGATAGGTCACGGACTAAGCGGGGAAACCTGTCAAAGACCTGGCTAACGGGGACCATGCGGACCTCCATGACGAGGTCTTGCAGGTCAGCGGTTAAGCGGTCGATGTTTTCGGTAACCCGCCTTAAGCCTGCATTGTGGTTGTCTGTGGTGACTTGCAGCAACGCGATTTTGTTGATGACTAATTCCCCGACCAGATTCATCAGCTTATCCAGTTGATCGAACTTTACACGCACCGTCTGGGCTGTTTGGGTGTCGTGGGCGATTTTGGTTACGGCTTTGTCCTCTACTGTGACGACATAGTTGTTTTCAGCTGGAAGCGCAGCTGTTTCTTGGGGCTTCTCTGTGAAGGTCTGCAGTGCAGCCGCTTCGGATTCGAAGCATTTAACGTCTACGTTTTCAACTTCTAAAACCTGTTTAACCGAGTTTTCGATTGTTTGCTGGTCGCTGCTGCTTGAAACAAGGATTTTAAAGCCTGAGGCGAGTTTTTGCTCGTTTAAGTTGTCTTTTTCAGGAATCGACTTTAAGATTTTCGCGACCTCGTTTATTCGGTCCAGCACCATTCCTGCCCTGATGCCCTTGAATTCGCAGTCGGAGGCGAAACTTAGGCATAACCCAAAGAATCTCTCTGGGCCAACGCCCTGTTTTGCTTGTGGGGCGCTGACTTGGGGGGTTTGTTGGGGTTCAACTAATGGGGGGCTGGCCTGTTCTAATTGCAGTTTGCAGTCTAGTGGCCCATTGGGAGCAGACTCGATTTTTTCAAGCTGGCTTCTCATGGTTTCCAGTTTACCTTTGAAATCGGAGGAGTCGATTTCTCCCTCCACGCTGTTCTGGATGTTCTCTAGGCGCTGGGTGAGTGCATCCACGCATTCCAGGAGCAGGCTGATTAACTCGCAGGAGGGGCTGCTGCCTTTACGCATCAAATCAAAGATGTCTTCCATGGCGTGGGTGAGTTCCTGGAAATCCTTATACCCCATCATCCCCGAGGAGCCTTTGAGTGTGTGGGCGGAGCGGAATAGCATGTTGATGACTTCTTGGTTCTGGGGCTCTTTC is a window from the Candidatus Bathyarchaeota archaeon genome containing:
- a CDS encoding chemotaxis protein CheA: MSLDSDAYREVFIEEAKEHIETLTKSMLILEKEPQNQEVINMLFRSAHTLKGSSGMMGYKDFQELTHAMEDIFDLMRKGSSPSCELISLLLECVDALTQRLENIQNSVEGEIDSSDFKGKLETMRSQLEKIESAPNGPLDCKLQLEQASPPLVEPQQTPQVSAPQAKQGVGPERFFGLCLSFASDCEFKGIRAGMVLDRINEVAKILKSIPEKDNLNEQKLASGFKILVSSSSDQQTIENSVKQVLEVENVDVKCFESEAAALQTFTEKPQETAALPAENNYVVTVEDKAVTKIAHDTQTAQTVRVKFDQLDKLMNLVGELVINKIALLQVTTDNHNAGLRRVTENIDRLTADLQDLVMEVRMVPVSQVFDRFPRLVRDLSLKQKKKIDLVLEGKEIEVDRSVLDEIGEPLIHLLRNSVDHGIEEPRERCAHGKNETGRIVLSAQRNGNHVIIEVFDDGEGIDPQKIKESALKKGIATQSELDKMNKEQLINLIFLPGFSTAKKLTETSGRGVGMDVVKTKISALGGTVHVDSKIGYGTRTTIKLPITLAIIQAILVKDTTETFAIPTSQVSEIVRVKKADIKRLGKSSAILVRDKVVPIVHLHQLLNLPDANEEELELLIIYLGDENSKVALAVDSVLRQQDILVKTLSKMLSGIKGVSGATILGDGQVVLVLDVPQCVRHRNN